A part of Bacillus thuringiensis genomic DNA contains:
- a CDS encoding ABC transporter permease subunit, which translates to MREFANLVLNESEKIYRKKRIFVVMLILAILIPLFVYAQYREIETTQKRLGTTDWKVSLQQQIVDSQNRLNNSRLPEEWRDWLKVRVEQQQYYLDHDINPMAPGAPTFVRAFIEQGITLFIPLLVMIVAIDIVSGERSDGTMKMLLTRPIRRWKILLSKYMTMLFFISLILLLVGLFAYILSGLVFGYSGWNLPVLTGFVIDKETLNTNFVHLIPQWQYVLMAYGLAWFVAIVVGTISFMVSVLIRNTPAGMGVMLAALIAGGILSSFATSWEGAKYIFSVNLSLTDYLSGKLPALQGLSMGFSLMNLTVWAVVSLIISFVVFTKQDMVN; encoded by the coding sequence ATGCGTGAATTTGCGAATCTAGTTTTGAATGAATCAGAAAAGATTTATCGTAAGAAACGTATTTTTGTTGTCATGCTTATTTTAGCAATCTTGATCCCACTTTTCGTATATGCGCAGTATCGTGAAATAGAAACGACACAAAAACGACTTGGGACAACTGATTGGAAAGTGTCACTGCAACAACAAATTGTTGATTCTCAGAATCGGTTAAATAACTCTAGGTTGCCAGAAGAATGGCGTGATTGGCTAAAGGTAAGAGTGGAGCAACAACAATATTATTTAGATCACGATATTAACCCGATGGCACCGGGCGCACCAACTTTTGTAAGGGCGTTTATTGAGCAAGGAATTACATTGTTTATTCCGCTTCTCGTAATGATTGTCGCTATTGATATTGTTTCAGGAGAACGAAGTGATGGGACGATGAAGATGTTACTTACACGGCCGATCCGACGCTGGAAAATACTCCTTAGTAAGTACATGACGATGCTATTTTTCATTTCACTCATACTGCTTCTTGTCGGTTTGTTTGCTTACATATTATCTGGGCTTGTATTTGGATACTCGGGATGGAATTTACCCGTTTTAACTGGGTTTGTTATTGATAAGGAAACGTTAAATACGAATTTTGTACATCTTATTCCGCAGTGGCAATACGTCTTGATGGCGTATGGGTTAGCTTGGTTTGTTGCTATCGTTGTTGGAACTATATCATTTATGGTTTCGGTTTTAATTCGAAATACACCAGCCGGTATGGGCGTTATGTTAGCCGCATTAATCGCAGGTGGCATTTTAAGCTCGTTCGCAACATCGTGGGAAGGCGCGAAATATATTTTTAGTGTGAATTTATCATTAACAGATTATCTATCAGGAAAATTACCTGCATTACAAGGCTTATCGATGGGGTTCTCTTTAATGAATTTAACGGTATGGGCAGTTGTGTCCCTTATTATTTCATTTGTAGTATTTACAAAGCAGGATATGGTGAATTAA
- a CDS encoding uracil-DNA glycosylase codes for MKNVLKNDWEPLLAPEFEKEYYRKLADFLKEEYSTHVVYPRIEDIFSALEYTSYENTKVVILGQDPYHGPDQAHGLSFSVQPGIKTPPSLLNMYKELRDEYGYEIPNNGYLVKWAEQGVLLLNTVLTVRQGEANSHKGKGWEYFTDRVIELLNEREKSVIFILWGRHAQAKKKLITNTKHHIIESVHPSPLSARRGFFGSKPYSKVNTILANMGEREIDWEIPNL; via the coding sequence ATGAAAAATGTTTTAAAAAATGATTGGGAGCCATTATTGGCACCAGAATTTGAGAAAGAATATTATCGCAAGCTGGCTGATTTTTTGAAAGAAGAGTACAGTACCCATGTTGTTTATCCAAGGATAGAAGATATTTTTAGCGCTCTAGAGTATACAAGTTATGAAAATACAAAGGTCGTTATTTTAGGGCAAGATCCATATCATGGACCGGATCAAGCACATGGTTTAAGCTTTTCGGTACAGCCCGGCATTAAAACGCCACCATCATTGCTAAATATGTATAAAGAACTTCGAGATGAATATGGTTATGAAATCCCGAATAACGGTTATTTAGTAAAGTGGGCAGAGCAAGGAGTTTTATTATTAAATACTGTATTAACAGTTCGACAAGGTGAAGCCAATTCTCATAAGGGAAAAGGTTGGGAGTATTTCACAGATCGTGTAATTGAGCTATTAAATGAACGTGAAAAATCGGTTATTTTCATATTGTGGGGACGTCATGCACAGGCGAAGAAAAAATTAATTACGAATACGAAGCATCATATTATCGAGTCTGTACATCCAAGCCCACTATCGGCAAGACGTGGTTTCTTTGGTAGTAAGCCATACTCTAAAGTAAATACGATTTTAGCTAATATGGGCGAGAGAGAAATTGATTGGGAAATTCCAAACCTATAA
- a CDS encoding DUF3817 domain-containing protein, with amino-acid sequence MLSTPIGRLRAIGLVEGISFLLLLFVAMPLKYFAGFATAVKITGMAHGVLFILFIFAVIQVTIVHRKSILWALGAFVSSVIPFGTFVLDAKLKNEQQ; translated from the coding sequence ATGTTATCTACACCAATCGGACGATTAAGAGCAATTGGACTTGTTGAGGGGATTTCTTTCCTACTACTATTATTTGTAGCAATGCCATTAAAATATTTTGCAGGATTTGCAACAGCCGTTAAAATTACAGGCATGGCTCATGGTGTTTTATTTATTCTATTTATCTTTGCGGTAATTCAAGTAACAATCGTACACCGTAAATCAATTTTATGGGCACTTGGAGCATTCGTTTCATCAGTTATCCCATTCGGTACGTTTGTACTAGATGCAAAATTAAAGAACGAACAACAATAA
- a CDS encoding Cof-type HAD-IIB family hydrolase → MTYKMIVLDLDDTLLRDDHTISPRTKEALMTAQEQGIKVVLASGRPTFGMRNVAKELRLEEYGSFILSFNGAKIINCKTNEEIFSSTLSPEIVHNLFEISKTEDVWIHTYIGDDIVTEENNPYTEIEGDITGMPIVVVDNFKAAVKEPVVKVLMNKEAERLVEVEKKLQKQLEGQLSVMRSKPFFLEFTEAGVTKGTSLNQLIQKLGIKREEVIAMGDSYNDQAMIEFAGLGVAMGNAPDDIKEIANYVTDTNMNDGVAKVVEKFVLKNEVLV, encoded by the coding sequence ATGACTTATAAAATGATTGTTTTAGATTTAGATGATACTTTATTACGTGACGACCATACTATTTCACCTCGTACGAAAGAGGCTCTAATGACTGCACAAGAGCAAGGTATAAAAGTTGTACTTGCTTCTGGGCGTCCAACTTTTGGTATGCGCAATGTAGCGAAAGAACTTCGTTTAGAAGAATACGGTAGCTTCATTCTGTCCTTTAATGGTGCAAAAATTATTAACTGTAAAACAAATGAAGAAATCTTTAGTAGTACACTGTCTCCTGAAATCGTTCACAACCTATTTGAAATTAGTAAAACTGAAGATGTATGGATTCATACTTACATTGGTGATGATATCGTAACTGAAGAAAATAATCCTTATACTGAAATTGAGGGCGATATTACTGGTATGCCAATTGTTGTAGTAGATAACTTTAAAGCTGCTGTTAAAGAGCCTGTAGTAAAAGTATTAATGAATAAAGAAGCTGAACGCCTTGTTGAAGTTGAAAAGAAACTACAAAAACAACTAGAAGGCCAATTAAGCGTTATGCGTTCTAAACCATTCTTCTTAGAATTTACTGAAGCTGGTGTTACAAAAGGAACAAGCTTAAACCAACTAATCCAAAAACTTGGAATTAAGCGTGAAGAAGTTATCGCAATGGGCGATAGCTATAACGACCAGGCGATGATCGAATTCGCTGGTCTTGGTGTTGCAATGGGCAATGCACCAGATGATATTAAAGAAATTGCAAACTACGTAACAGATACAAATATGAACGATGGCGTTGCAAAAGTCGTAGAGAAATTTGTACTAAAAAACGAAGTACTTGTTTAA